The following are encoded in a window of Colletotrichum lupini chromosome 3, complete sequence genomic DNA:
- a CDS encoding VHS domain-containing protein — protein MEAASARAAARDRWGEMGAPTPSQLQRFIQAACSPENYEPNLALNLEISDLINSKKGSAPREAAVAIVSYINHRNPNVALLAINLLDICVKNCGYPFHLQISTKEFLNELVRRFPERPPIRATRVQMKILEAIEEWRSTICETSRYKEDLGFIRDMHRLLSYKGYTFPEVRRDDAAVLNPSDNLKSAEEMEEEEREAQSAKLQELIRRGTPEDLQEANRLMKIMAGYDTRSKTDYRAKAAQEVAKIQAKARLLEERLEAFQQGDTMQDGDVFSELAAALSSAQPKIQKMCEEESDDHEAVAKLLEINDSIHRTVERYKFMKKGDLEAAKKVASGAPLPSTSGPSKSAAQELSLIDFDGEPETTNGSSSSQPASQSAGIENDLLGLSMDDSASYGQGGALTLGFGANSRPALLSSVTENNSAKGPMSNTATPQPPSFSQFASFTSPSASQSGTPQPSGMSAFKPPQQQATTSNDPFAALGSPIFSSKPATPAPAPAIAPAPAAPAANDDDEWAFSSALPPEAPSQPKEHKATVSDSTVKIEMIAGRTGTGNAINLSFAFSNNSAQPISELHYQLAATKGYELGLRPQTGRELAPKQSRGVTQFVEVWHAGDKNRKVQSIKLRWRISYKVGAEAKNEMGEITEFSLA, from the exons ATGGAGGCCGCATCAGCCAGAGCTGCGGCCCGAGACCGCTGGGGCGAAATGGGCGCTCCCACGCCGTCTCAGCTCCAGCGCTTCATTCAGGCCGCCTGCAGTCCCGAGAATTACGAGCCGAACCTCGCTCTGAATCTCGAGATTTCCGACCTAATCAATTCCAAGAAGGGTTCCGCCCCACGCGAGGCCGCTGTCGCCATCGTCAGCTACATCAACCATCGCAACCCCAACGTCGCCCTCCTCGCGATCAACCTGCTCGACATCTGCGTCAAGAACTGCGGCTACCCCTTCCACCTGCAGATCAGCACAAAAGAGTTTCTCAATGAGCTCGTCAGAAGGTTCCCCGAGCGACCCCCGATACGGGCGACGAGGGTTCAGATGAAGATCCTCGAGGCGATTGAGGAGTGGAGAAGCACGATATGCGAAACGAGCAGGTACAAGGAGGACTTGGGCTTCATTCGGGATATGCATCGTCTTCTGAGCTACAAGGGGTACACGTTCCCCGAGGTCAGGCGGGATGACGCCGCCGTGCTCAACCCTAGCGAT AACTTGAAATCTGCCGAGGAaatggaagaagaggaacgCGAGGCGCAATCTGCCAAGCTTCAGGAGCTCATTCGACGAGGTACACCCGAGGATCTACAGGAGGCAAACCGCCTGATGAAGATTATGGCCGGCTACGATACTCGATCCAAGACCGACTACCGCGCCAAGGCCGCTCAGGAGGTTGCCAAGATCCAAGCCAAGGCTAGGTTGCTCGAAGAGAGACTCGAAGCTTTTCAACAGGGCGACACTATGCAGGATGGAGACGTGTTTTCTGAGCTTGCTGCCGCTCTGTCTAGCGCGCAACCCAAGATCCAGAAAATGTGTGAAGAGGAGTCGGATGACCACGAGGCCGTCGCGAAGTTGCTGGAGATCAATGACAGCATACATCGGACAGTGGAGCGATACAAGTTCATGAAGAAGGGGGATCTTGAAGCAGCTAAGAAGGTGGCCAGTGGCGCGCCGCTGCCGTCGACTTCAGGTCCTTCCAAGAGCGCAGCGCAAGAGCTTTCTTTGATCGACTTTGATGGCGAACCAGAGACAACGAATGGCTCATCGTCAAGTCAGCCGGCCTCACAGTCAGCAGGCATTGAGAACGATCTTCTCGGCCTTTCCATGGACGATTCAGCAAGCTACGGCCAAGGAGGTGCTTTGACTCTGGGATTCGGAGCAAACTCGA GGCCGGCGCTACTCTCTTCCGTGACAGAAAACAACAGCGCAAAGGGACCTATGAGCAACACTGCAACACCCCAGCCACCATCCTTCTCGCAGTTCGCTTCTTTCACCTCTCCTTCAGCATCCCAGTCCGGCACACCCCAGCCGTCTGGTATGTCTGCCTTTAAGCCGCCCCAGCAGCAGGCCACGACCTCAAACGACCCCTTTGCCGCCCTTGGATCCCCCATCTTCTCCTCCAAGCCTGCTACCCCAGCTCCCGCCCCCGCCATCGCGCCCGCGCCAGCAGCGCCAGCCGcaaacgacgacgacgaatggGCCTTTTCGTCAGCCCTCCCTCCTGAAGCGCCTAGTCAGCCTAAGGAGCACAAGGCGACTGTTAGCGATTCTACTGTCAAGATTGAGATGATTGCAGGGAGGACGGGGACGGGCAATGCGATCAACCTTAGTTTCGCCTTCTCGAACAACTCTGCGCAGCCCATCTCAGAGCTTCACTATCAGCTCGCGGCCACAAAG GGTTACGAACTTGGCCTCCGGCCCCAGACTGGGCGAGAGTTGGCTCCCAAGCAGAGCAGAGGTGTGACCCAGTTCGTAGAAGTATGGCATGCTGGGGACAAGAACCGCAAGGTGCAATCTATCAAGTTGCGGTGGAGGATTTCTTACAAGGTTGGAGCGGAAGCGAAGAACGAGATGGGAGAGATCACCGAGTTCAGCCTTGCATGA